Proteins from a single region of Bacteroidota bacterium:
- a CDS encoding polyprenyl synthetase family protein, protein MHSFKEFQNIISQEIKNLKINKFPRELYEPIEYILDIGGKRLRPVITLMVCELFDGDINKAKTPAIGMEIFHNFTLMHDDIMDKADIRRGKTTVHKKWDKNRAILSGDAMLIVANQLMLETDDDILREVMVLYNKSGLLVCDGQQYDMNFELSKNISIPDYMKMIELKTASLISGCCKLGAVLAKTSEENKNLIEEFGYNLGISFQLEDDCLDTFGNENIFGKQIGGDILANKKTYLYLKAYELADKNTKKELEQWYSTTTHKEKEKIKAVLNIFNKLKVKDKIRSKSKQYFYKAIKNLDSIKVSQEKKKNLLDLSNYLVNRDY, encoded by the coding sequence ATGCATTCATTCAAAGAATTTCAAAATATAATATCGCAAGAAATAAAAAACTTAAAAATCAATAAATTCCCTCGTGAACTTTACGAACCCATTGAATATATTTTGGATATAGGAGGTAAAAGATTAAGACCTGTAATAACTCTTATGGTTTGTGAATTATTTGACGGAGATATAAATAAAGCAAAAACCCCTGCAATAGGGATGGAAATATTTCATAATTTTACCCTTATGCATGACGATATTATGGATAAAGCAGACATAAGACGTGGAAAAACTACTGTTCATAAAAAATGGGATAAAAATAGAGCTATTCTTTCGGGAGATGCAATGCTCATAGTAGCAAACCAACTTATGCTGGAAACAGATGATGACATTTTAAGAGAAGTTATGGTACTATACAACAAATCAGGATTATTGGTTTGTGATGGGCAACAATATGACATGAATTTTGAATTATCTAAAAACATTTCTATTCCTGATTACATGAAAATGATAGAATTAAAAACAGCTTCTCTTATATCCGGTTGTTGTAAACTTGGTGCTGTATTAGCAAAAACCAGTGAAGAAAATAAAAATTTAATTGAGGAGTTCGGTTACAATTTAGGAATTTCTTTTCAGCTTGAAGATGATTGTCTTGACACCTTTGGAAATGAAAATATTTTTGGGAAACAAATTGGGGGTGATATTTTAGCAAATAAAAAAACATACTTATACCTTAAAGCTTATGAATTGGCAGATAAAAATACAAAAAAAGAACTTGAACAATGGTATTCTACAACAACTCACAAGGAAAAAGAAAAAATTAAAGCTGTCTTAAATATTTTTAATAAATTAAAAGTTAAAGATAAAATCCGATCTAAAAGTAAGCAATATTTTTATAAAGCGATTAAAAATCTTGACTCTATAAAAGTCTCACAAGAAAAGAAAAAAAATCTTTTAGATTTATCTAATTACCTTGTTAACAGAGATTACTAA